ACGCCGTGATCGCTACCACCGTAGTTTGTACCTAGAACACGCATACCGCCAATAAGTACAGTCATTTCTGGGGCAGTAAGGTTAAGCAATTGTGCCTTATCTACTAATAGCTCTTCAGCACTTACGCTGTACTGCTTCTTTTGATAGTTGCGGAACCCATCAGCAACAGGCTCTAACACTGCAAAACCTTCTACATCAGTTTGCTCTTGCGTGGCATCGCCACGTCCAGCAACAAAAGGAACAGTCACATCAAAGCCTGCCACTCGTGCAGCTTTTTCTACTGCGGCACTACCACCAAGTACGATTAAATCAGCAAGGCTGACTTCCTTATCGTATTGGGCTTGAATACCTTCAAGTACAGAAAGCACTTTTGCAAGTTGTTCTGGTTGATTAACTTCCCAATCTTTTTGTGGAGTAAGACGGATGCGGGCACCGTTAGCACCGCCACGCTTATCTGAGCCACGGAATGTAGTAGCTGAAGCCCAAGCAGTTGTAACTAACTCACTAACTGTAAGCCCTGAGTCTAAAATTTTTGCTTTAAGCTCTGCTACTTCTGCATCAGTTAAATCAGAATCAGCAGTTGGTACAGGGTCTTGCCAGATAAGATCTTCTTCAGGAACCTCTGGACCTAGATATCTTGTTTTAGGACCCATGTCACGATGTATTAGTTTGAACCAAGCACGAGCAAATGCTTCTGCAAACTCTTCTGGGTTCTGATGGAAACGACGAGAAATCTTTTCGTAGTCTGGATCAAAACGCAGTGCCATATCTGCAGTAGTCATCATGGTTGGAACTTTAACTGATGGATCTTCAGCATCTGGTGCAAGGTCTTTCTCATCAGCATCAACAATTAGCCACTGATACGCACCTGCTGGACTCTTTGTAAGCCACCATTCATATCCAAACAATAGATCAAAGTAACCATTATCCCACTGTGTCGGATTAGCAGTCCAAGCACCTTCAATACCGCTAGTAATTGTGTCACGACCTTTACCGCTACCATGTGTGCTTAGCCAACCTAAGCCTTGCGCTTCAATAGGAGCAGCCTCAGGGTCTGGACCAACATGAGCAGCATCCCCTGCACCGTGTGCCTTACCAAAAGTGTGGCCACCAGCCACTAGGGCAACAGTTTCTTCATCGTTCATTCCCATACGAGCAAAGGTTTCGCGGATGTCACGAGCACTTGCAAGTGGATCTGGTTTACCGTTTGGTCCTTCTGGGTTAACGTAGATAAGACCCATCTGAACGGCAGCAAGTGGATTTTCAAGGTCTCGATCACCCGTGTAACGGTTATCGCCTAGCCATTCTTTTTCAGTACCCCAATAGATATCTTCTTCAGGATGCCAAACGTCTTCACGTCCTCCACCAAAACCAAATGTCTTTCCACCCATTGATTCGATAGCAGCATTACCCGCAAGAACCATTAAGTCAGCCCAAGAGATTTTGTTACCATACTTTTGCTTAATTGGCCAAAGTAGTCGACGGGCTTTATCTAGGTTGCCGTTATCTGGCCAGCTGTTAAGTGGAGCAAAACGCTGAGTTCCGCTTCCAGCACCACCACGGCCGTCACCTGTACGATATGTACCAGCCGAGTGCCATGCCATACGGATAAAGAATGGACCATAATGTCCATAGTCAGCAGGCCACCAATCTTGGCTGTCTGTCATTAAGTCGTAAAGATCCTGCTTAAGAGCAGCGTAGTCTAACTTATTAAATTCTTCTGCATAATCAAAGCTTTCCCCCATAGGGTTAGATTTTCTGTCATGCTGATGGAGAATATTCAAGTTCAACTGGTTTGGCCACCAGTCTTGATTTGACGTACCACTAGATTTAGGGCTAGTAGTGGCGCCGTGGTTAAATGGGCATTTTCCAATGTTAGCATTTTCTTTCGCATCCATCGTTTTTCCTCCTCATTTTCTGTAATTTAAGTAGTGAACAATTATGCCTCTAGTCGAAAACCTTACAAACTAGCAAACAATAATTATTCTTATTTCTATAATCATTATAATAAACTATTATTAACAACTTCAAAAAAAAAGACTTGCAAAATGTAAATTAAGGAAATAAAAAGACACAAAATAGACACTTACAGCCAGAATAGGAAGATGGTGGAGGTTTATCAAGTAATATTTTCTTGATTGTAGTCGGAAACAGTGCTATACGGACATCTTTTGTCATTTAACTAGCTATTTTAATAGCGCAATTTTCGAGGAAAACATATGTAAACATATTGTAAATGTCGTAAATACATAAGTAAGTGGTTTGTGAATATCATTTCATAAGGAAGTTTAATGAGCCAATGGTATCGTTGAGTGTTTTTACTACAAAAAACAGGGTGTGCTCAAAATGAAAATTATTGAAATGATAGATTACTTAGATGAAGCAGACGAGTATATTAAAGATAAATTTGGTGTTTCAAAGCTTCATATGACAGAGGCTTTGAAAGGTATCCATGCTACAATTACTTGGTTGACCAGTTCAATTTATCAAAAAGTAATCGAAGATATTGTTTTCAATATTACGGATGAACCGATCAATTTCCCAGGCGAATTAGGGGTGTATGATGAGGAACATTTTCAAGCGGTCATCTATTTAAACATTATGGCCATTGCAGAAGACTACAAAAATAAGGAATATGTACTTGAAATGAATAAAAGTGAAGTTAAATGCTTTGAATATGCTGCCTTTGTTTGTCTTCATGAAGTCGGTCACCTTTTCCATGGCCTGATTGGCGGAAATGGGAAGGAGAAACGAGATCGCATTTTTGATTATTTCGATAAGGGAGAATACTTCTACAAACGCTTTGTTTCAGAAATGAAACACGGTTACACATATAAGGAGAAGAAGAAGTATCGAAACATTCCCCATGAAAAGGCTGCGGATAATTTTGCAAAGCAATGTTTAGCTTTAATGGTAATGGATTTGTAACAGGTGTATTCCTACCAAGAAAGGGTGTCAGTCGAATGAATTGATTAAATCAATTGTTCTTCACCTACAACAATACGGTAATCATCAATCTGTAGTGTATACGCATGGTCCTTACATCGATAAATGACTTTGTTATCGTCTTTGTTTTCTTCAATTTTACTTTCTGGATAAAAGACGATTAAGATATCCTCATGGTATTCATATGGAAGTTGAATGGTAGGAATTGCACTTTCAAGTAAAATGAGTCCATGTTCCACAAAATCTCCGTTTCCATCCGTTTCACGAAAAATCTTTTCAATTTCTACAATTTCAGCTTCCTTTTTTTGTCCTTCAATATCTGCAATAATCGTATCTCCAATTTGATACATGCAAAAATCATTCCTTTCATTATGTAGCGTTATTTGAGAAATTATTAAATAAACACATTTTCATTATAGCATTTCCGAACGGTTGTATTTCCATAATTAAACAATGAAAAATAGAATTTTCTATTAACTAGCTGTATAGTGAGATATGGAAATGTAGCACAGCAATTGGAGGTACAGGTGTGGACTAGGGCAGTCAGGTTTTACGCTCAAAAAATAAATACCTATATTACTTAAAGGAACTAAATAGGGGGAAGTATAGTGATAAAAGCTGTAATTTTCGACTTTGATGGTTTAATTATAGACACAGAGACAGCATGGTTTCAGGCTTATAAAGAAACTTTGAATGTATTTGAATTTGAGTTGGATCTAGAACAGTTTGTTAAAGTAGTAGGTTCAGATGGAACTTCTTTTTTACTTATTTGAAAGAACAGATTGGGGAAAGTTGTGATATTCAGGAGGTAAAAGAAAAAGCAAAAGGGCTACATAAAGAAATGATGAAATCTCCCCAGGCCCGTGAAGGTGTGAAGGATTATTTAGATGAAGCGAGGTCGCTAGGATACAAAATTTCTCTCGCGTCTAGTTCAACAAAAGAATGGGTCACTTACTATTTAACTGAACTTGGGCTTATAGGCTATTTTGACTTTATTATCACACGGGATGATGTTGACAAAGTAAAACCAGCACCGGACTTGTACCTAAAAGCACTTGAAGCATTAAATATTCATCCCAACGAGGCAGTTGTCTTTGAAGACTCATTAAATGGACTTCAAGCAGCTTTAGCAGCTAGATTAAAATGCGTCATCGTTCCTAACCCTGTTACTGAAGCATTACCTTTTGTAAATCACCATTTACGTCTTAGATCGATGGCAGAAATGGGGTTGGCTGATGTGATAAAACGTATTTAGGAAGCGCGGTGACGGTTCTACTGTTTCTTTCGTTTAGCAAAACGAAAGAAGCAGCAGAACCGTCACCATGTCACATCAGTAAGGACGATCAAACCGTTTTTCATACGCACCATTTTTTTTCAGTTGTGGATCCCAGAAAAAATAGTTTAATAGTCCAATCTTCGTAAATAATTTCAAGAAAAGTTGCCCACTTTTATTAAATCGAACTGGTTTGGCTAATCTGCGAATAGTTGCTTCGTTAAAGTACCCTTCATACACTAAGTTCACAATGGCTTTTACGATCGGTTCAATCATATTTTCTTGAGCTTTAATCGGTCTCACCTGCAAACCTTCA
The window above is part of the Anaerobacillus sp. CMMVII genome. Proteins encoded here:
- the katG gene encoding catalase/peroxidase HPI, translating into MDAKENANIGKCPFNHGATTSPKSSGTSNQDWWPNQLNLNILHQHDRKSNPMGESFDYAEEFNKLDYAALKQDLYDLMTDSQDWWPADYGHYGPFFIRMAWHSAGTYRTGDGRGGAGSGTQRFAPLNSWPDNGNLDKARRLLWPIKQKYGNKISWADLMVLAGNAAIESMGGKTFGFGGGREDVWHPEEDIYWGTEKEWLGDNRYTGDRDLENPLAAVQMGLIYVNPEGPNGKPDPLASARDIRETFARMGMNDEETVALVAGGHTFGKAHGAGDAAHVGPDPEAAPIEAQGLGWLSTHGSGKGRDTITSGIEGAWTANPTQWDNGYFDLLFGYEWWLTKSPAGAYQWLIVDADEKDLAPDAEDPSVKVPTMMTTADMALRFDPDYEKISRRFHQNPEEFAEAFARAWFKLIHRDMGPKTRYLGPEVPEEDLIWQDPVPTADSDLTDAEVAELKAKILDSGLTVSELVTTAWASATTFRGSDKRGGANGARIRLTPQKDWEVNQPEQLAKVLSVLEGIQAQYDKEVSLADLIVLGGSAAVEKAARVAGFDVTVPFVAGRGDATQEQTDVEGFAVLEPVADGFRNYQKKQYSVSAEELLVDKAQLLNLTAPEMTVLIGGMRVLGTNYGGSDHGVFTDTVGTLSNDFFVNLLDMGVQWKPVDENVYEGRDRKTGEVVRTATRVDLVFGSNSVLRAIAEVYAQDDNKEKFVRDFIAAWVKVMNADRFDLTRSDLKKAQLTSK